A DNA window from Vigna angularis cultivar LongXiaoDou No.4 chromosome 1, ASM1680809v1, whole genome shotgun sequence contains the following coding sequences:
- the LOC108319026 gene encoding calmodulin-binding protein 60 A isoform X3 — translation MSLKRRPDDGKTPEDKRRKPPPFSSVVRDVMRLQSLGHLLEPILEPLVRKVVKEEVEAALKRHLTCMKQTCGKELHTTELRNLQLQFENSISLPVFTGGRIEGEDGSNLRISLVDGLTGEVVCTGPESMAKVEIVVLEGDFEEESDIWMPEEFKSNIVREREGKKPLLTGDVILYLKDGVGMVGEISYTDNSSWTRSRRFRLGARVVDNFDGVRIREAKTESFIVRDHRGELYKKHHPPSMSDEVWRLEKIGKDGAFHKRLSREKILTVREFLTLLNLDPAKLRSILGTGMSAKMWEVTVEHARTCVLDTTRHVYFPSNSQQHGVVFNAVGQVTGLLSECELRLKAQFLMH, via the exons ATGTCGCTCAAGCGCCGCCCCGATGATGGCAAGACTCCAGAAGACAAGCGGCGAAAGCCGCCTCCTTTCTCCAG TGTGGTGCGTGACGTGATGAGATTACAATCACTCGGGCACTTGCTGGAGCCAATTCTTGAGCCATTGGTTCGTAAAGTG GttaaggaagaagttgaagcaGCCCTAAAGAGACATTTAACCTGCATGAAACA GACCTGTGGAAAGGAATTGCATACTACTGAATTAAGAAATTTGCAGCTGCAGTTTGAAAACAGCATTTCTCTGCCTGTCTTTACTGGAGGTCGGATTGAAGGAGAAGATGGTTCTAACCTAAGAATAAGTTTAGTTGATGGCCTAACTGGAGAGGTTGTCTGTACAGGACCGGAATCGATGGCTAAGGTGGAAATTGTAGTTCTTGAGGGtgattttgaagaagaaagtgaTATTTGGATGCCCGAAGAGTTCAAGAGCAATATTGTGAGAGAGAGGGAAGGAAAAAAGCCCCTTCTTACAGGAGATgtaattttatatcttaaaGATGGTGTTGGTATGGTGGGTGAAATTTCGTATACAGATAATTCAAGCTGGACAAGGAGCCGCAGGTTCAGGCTTGGGGCAAGAGTTGTGGACAACTTTGATGGTGTTAGAATAAGAGAAGCAAAGACAGAATCATTTATTGTCAGAGATCACAGGGGAGAAT TGTATAAGAAGCACCATCCTCCTAGTATGTCTGATGAAGTTTGGAGATTGGAAAAGATAGGCAAGGATGGAGCTTTCCACAAACGTTTGAGTCGGGAAAAGATCCTTACTGTTAGAGAGTTTCTCACGCTTCTCAATCTGGATCCAGCAAAGCTGCGCAGT ATACTGGGCACTGGGATGTCTGCAAAGATGTGGGAAGTAACTGTGGAGCATGCTCGAACTTGTGTACTTGATACAACTAGGCACGTGTACTTCCCTTCTAATTCTCAACAACATGGTGTGGTCTTCAATGCTGTGGGACAAGTCACTGGACTGCTTTCTGAATGCGA GTTGAGGCTCAAAGCACAGTTTCTAATGCATTGA
- the LOC108319026 gene encoding calmodulin-binding protein 60 A isoform X2: protein MSLKRRPDDGKTPEDKRRKPPPFSSVVRDVMRLQSLGHLLEPILEPLVRKVVKEEVEAALKRHLTCMKQTCGKELHTTELRNLQLQFENSISLPVFTGGPESMAKVEIVVLEGDFEEESDIWMPEEFKSNIVREREGKKPLLTGDVILYLKDGVGMVGEISYTDNSSWTRSRRFRLGARVVDNFDGVRIREAKTESFIVRDHRGELYKKHHPPSMSDEVWRLEKIGKDGAFHKRLSREKILTVREFLTLLNLDPAKLRSILGTGMSAKMWEVTVEHARTCVLDTTRHVYFPSNSQQHGVVFNAVGQVTGLLSECEYVTVDKLSEIEKVEAQSTVSNALRQGEKYTTFEDEDSLMDGSSHLTNVLHSPSSPKTEGSSANKLLGPQKTGGFNYPQTNASSPDIMSSIYSVGGTSSLDDYCLPSFDNMGLSFPVQVSNSLICDTDSMAHAFSEEDHLQFFDTDIQSHVEADLQSAVDSFMLARSTANGGAQRRWRKVCNVLKWFMVRKRGNQIQVRL from the exons ATGTCGCTCAAGCGCCGCCCCGATGATGGCAAGACTCCAGAAGACAAGCGGCGAAAGCCGCCTCCTTTCTCCAG TGTGGTGCGTGACGTGATGAGATTACAATCACTCGGGCACTTGCTGGAGCCAATTCTTGAGCCATTGGTTCGTAAAGTG GttaaggaagaagttgaagcaGCCCTAAAGAGACATTTAACCTGCATGAAACA GACCTGTGGAAAGGAATTGCATACTACTGAATTAAGAAATTTGCAGCTGCAGTTTGAAAACAGCATTTCTCTGCCTGTCTTTACTGGAG GACCGGAATCGATGGCTAAGGTGGAAATTGTAGTTCTTGAGGGtgattttgaagaagaaagtgaTATTTGGATGCCCGAAGAGTTCAAGAGCAATATTGTGAGAGAGAGGGAAGGAAAAAAGCCCCTTCTTACAGGAGATgtaattttatatcttaaaGATGGTGTTGGTATGGTGGGTGAAATTTCGTATACAGATAATTCAAGCTGGACAAGGAGCCGCAGGTTCAGGCTTGGGGCAAGAGTTGTGGACAACTTTGATGGTGTTAGAATAAGAGAAGCAAAGACAGAATCATTTATTGTCAGAGATCACAGGGGAGAAT TGTATAAGAAGCACCATCCTCCTAGTATGTCTGATGAAGTTTGGAGATTGGAAAAGATAGGCAAGGATGGAGCTTTCCACAAACGTTTGAGTCGGGAAAAGATCCTTACTGTTAGAGAGTTTCTCACGCTTCTCAATCTGGATCCAGCAAAGCTGCGCAGT ATACTGGGCACTGGGATGTCTGCAAAGATGTGGGAAGTAACTGTGGAGCATGCTCGAACTTGTGTACTTGATACAACTAGGCACGTGTACTTCCCTTCTAATTCTCAACAACATGGTGTGGTCTTCAATGCTGTGGGACAAGTCACTGGACTGCTTTCTGAATGCGAGTATGTCACAGTAGATAAGCTGTCTGAAATTGAAAAG GTTGAGGCTCAAAGCACAGTTTCTAATGCATTGAGACAAGGGGAGAAATATACAACTTTTGAAGATGAAGATTCTCTCATGGATGGTTCTTCACACTTAACTAATGTACTTCACTCCCCAAGCTCTCCCAAGACTGAGGGATCAAGTGCCAACAAGCTTTTGGGTCCCCAAAAGACTGGAGGATTCAATTACCCCCAAACAAATGCCTCTTCTCCGGATATCATGTCATCCATTTATTCTGTTGGTGGAACTAGTAGCTTGGATGACTATTGCTTGCCTAGTTTCGACAACATGGGCCTCAGTTTTCCAGTCCAAGTCTCGAACTCTTTGATCTGTGACACTGATTCAATGGCTCATGCCTTTAGTGAGGAAGATCATCTGCAATTTTTTGATACTGATATTCAATCTCACGTTGAGGCAGATTTACAGAGTGCTGTTGATAGCTTCATGCTCGCACGTTCTACGGCCAATGGTGGTGCGCAGAGGAGATGGAGAAAAGTATGCAACGTCCTAAAGTGGTTCATGGTTAGGAAACGAGGAAACCAAATACAGGTAAGGTTGTGA
- the LOC108319026 gene encoding calmodulin-binding protein 60 A isoform X1, whose protein sequence is MSLKRRPDDGKTPEDKRRKPPPFSSVVRDVMRLQSLGHLLEPILEPLVRKVVKEEVEAALKRHLTCMKQTCGKELHTTELRNLQLQFENSISLPVFTGGRIEGEDGSNLRISLVDGLTGEVVCTGPESMAKVEIVVLEGDFEEESDIWMPEEFKSNIVREREGKKPLLTGDVILYLKDGVGMVGEISYTDNSSWTRSRRFRLGARVVDNFDGVRIREAKTESFIVRDHRGELYKKHHPPSMSDEVWRLEKIGKDGAFHKRLSREKILTVREFLTLLNLDPAKLRSILGTGMSAKMWEVTVEHARTCVLDTTRHVYFPSNSQQHGVVFNAVGQVTGLLSECEYVTVDKLSEIEKVEAQSTVSNALRQGEKYTTFEDEDSLMDGSSHLTNVLHSPSSPKTEGSSANKLLGPQKTGGFNYPQTNASSPDIMSSIYSVGGTSSLDDYCLPSFDNMGLSFPVQVSNSLICDTDSMAHAFSEEDHLQFFDTDIQSHVEADLQSAVDSFMLARSTANGGAQRRWRKVCNVLKWFMVRKRGNQIQVRL, encoded by the exons ATGTCGCTCAAGCGCCGCCCCGATGATGGCAAGACTCCAGAAGACAAGCGGCGAAAGCCGCCTCCTTTCTCCAG TGTGGTGCGTGACGTGATGAGATTACAATCACTCGGGCACTTGCTGGAGCCAATTCTTGAGCCATTGGTTCGTAAAGTG GttaaggaagaagttgaagcaGCCCTAAAGAGACATTTAACCTGCATGAAACA GACCTGTGGAAAGGAATTGCATACTACTGAATTAAGAAATTTGCAGCTGCAGTTTGAAAACAGCATTTCTCTGCCTGTCTTTACTGGAGGTCGGATTGAAGGAGAAGATGGTTCTAACCTAAGAATAAGTTTAGTTGATGGCCTAACTGGAGAGGTTGTCTGTACAGGACCGGAATCGATGGCTAAGGTGGAAATTGTAGTTCTTGAGGGtgattttgaagaagaaagtgaTATTTGGATGCCCGAAGAGTTCAAGAGCAATATTGTGAGAGAGAGGGAAGGAAAAAAGCCCCTTCTTACAGGAGATgtaattttatatcttaaaGATGGTGTTGGTATGGTGGGTGAAATTTCGTATACAGATAATTCAAGCTGGACAAGGAGCCGCAGGTTCAGGCTTGGGGCAAGAGTTGTGGACAACTTTGATGGTGTTAGAATAAGAGAAGCAAAGACAGAATCATTTATTGTCAGAGATCACAGGGGAGAAT TGTATAAGAAGCACCATCCTCCTAGTATGTCTGATGAAGTTTGGAGATTGGAAAAGATAGGCAAGGATGGAGCTTTCCACAAACGTTTGAGTCGGGAAAAGATCCTTACTGTTAGAGAGTTTCTCACGCTTCTCAATCTGGATCCAGCAAAGCTGCGCAGT ATACTGGGCACTGGGATGTCTGCAAAGATGTGGGAAGTAACTGTGGAGCATGCTCGAACTTGTGTACTTGATACAACTAGGCACGTGTACTTCCCTTCTAATTCTCAACAACATGGTGTGGTCTTCAATGCTGTGGGACAAGTCACTGGACTGCTTTCTGAATGCGAGTATGTCACAGTAGATAAGCTGTCTGAAATTGAAAAG GTTGAGGCTCAAAGCACAGTTTCTAATGCATTGAGACAAGGGGAGAAATATACAACTTTTGAAGATGAAGATTCTCTCATGGATGGTTCTTCACACTTAACTAATGTACTTCACTCCCCAAGCTCTCCCAAGACTGAGGGATCAAGTGCCAACAAGCTTTTGGGTCCCCAAAAGACTGGAGGATTCAATTACCCCCAAACAAATGCCTCTTCTCCGGATATCATGTCATCCATTTATTCTGTTGGTGGAACTAGTAGCTTGGATGACTATTGCTTGCCTAGTTTCGACAACATGGGCCTCAGTTTTCCAGTCCAAGTCTCGAACTCTTTGATCTGTGACACTGATTCAATGGCTCATGCCTTTAGTGAGGAAGATCATCTGCAATTTTTTGATACTGATATTCAATCTCACGTTGAGGCAGATTTACAGAGTGCTGTTGATAGCTTCATGCTCGCACGTTCTACGGCCAATGGTGGTGCGCAGAGGAGATGGAGAAAAGTATGCAACGTCCTAAAGTGGTTCATGGTTAGGAAACGAGGAAACCAAATACAGGTAAGGTTGTGA